Part of the Juglans regia cultivar Chandler chromosome 14, Walnut 2.0, whole genome shotgun sequence genome, tcaaaagagattTACacagtaaaattatatttaaatcccTTTTGGATGGTAAGATCGTCTTATCCTATTATatctcatattaatatttaaatattataaatataaatatttttatttaattattacttaatcattatatattttttttaaatttttaaacaaaacataaaaattaattcaatttctttaaattttaaaataaaaataatatttaaaaaaaatattttaataacattttaactttataatatttttattcaactttatctttctcatttttcaaaaagtgttGTTACTTAGCACCATAAGTTTACCTCCTCAAATTTACTTCtagtgtaaattatattttatatattttatatattttttaaaaataaaaaatatatcaattccttattaattattataaaataaaataaaatatttaaacagtAACTTTGAGGGGCAAACTCACGAAGGCGGGCTACCAAGtacgattttcttttttcaaaattttaaaaaatatttaaactctaattattttattataattcataaattattttaccaaTGAATTTGTTTACCGCCagcgtaaatttttttttaatatatttaaaaaataaaaaaatatatcaatatatttaaaattattttcttaattattaaataaaaaataaataaaaaagacaagCGATCATATAAAGGTTTCAAATGAAGTTGACGTAGTAGTGTTTTTCATATCGAAGATTTTAAACAGGCCTTAAAGTTACTAATTTTCGAAACTAGGACACGGTGGCCTAGAATCTAGATGGTACTGTTGGTGACCAACGGTGTCTtttatttgacattttttttatttttttaatctataaagCGAAGAAAGGCACAATAAATTTTGTTCCTTTTCTGAGATTGCcgtctctctcttcctctcggaTTTGCTCTTCAACAAGTTTCACTCCAGCACAGGTAAGAGGTTTATTGATCGAATTAGTCTCATTGATTCGTCCAGGAGATTTCGTgcaaaaattttggtttattttttttgtgaactCCAAGGCGTTCGATTTTCTATTTTCCGTGTAACCCTAATTGAAATGAAATCTGTTTCTTCCTGCTGGTTTCGGATTCTTGATTTTCTTCCTGAAAACTTTCATGGGCATTTTCCATTGTATCTAAGCTTCATTGCGAGTAATTCGTAGAAACCCTAGAAttcgattttttaaatttcgagctcttattaggatttttttttactaaaagctTAGGCTCTAGGGTTAAAGttaggtttagattttaaatttgtttgatttgtaTGCGAAGAAACTCTGGTCTTTCATAGAATGAAATTTTAACTAACTTTTATCATTTTGTAATCTTATAATCGTtactataattttgttttagtgCAGAGTTTGATCTTTGAATTTCAAGATGCCGGCTACGGCGGGTAGGGTTCGCATGCCAGCCAATAATCGGGTGCACAGTAGTGCAGCCCTTCAAACCCATGGTATATGGCAGAGTGCGATTGGTTATGACCCATACGCACCCACCAAGGATGATGGCAAGAACTCTGCAAGCCACAATTCAATGAATGCCGAACCGGAGTCTGATAATGCATATGCAAGCTTCCAAGGCCTACTGGCTCTTGCCCGTATAACTGGATCAAATGCCAATGAGGCCCGTGGGGCCTGCAAGAAGTGTGGCCGTGTTGGACACCTCACATTTCAGTGCAGGAATTTTCTGAGTATTAAGGATGATAGTAAGGATAAAGACCCAGAAGCTATCGAGGCTGCAGCTTTGGCTGAGTTAAATAAGTTGAAGGGGAATGTGGGTAAGATGAAAGGGAAAAGTGCAGTTGAGAGCTCTGATGAGAGCTCTGAAGAGGATAGTGAGAGTTCAGATTCAGCTGTAGATTCAGAGATTGAGAGGATTATTGCTGTGAGAAATGGGAAGAAGATTAGTGGCAAGGGTCTGTCGTTGAGAAAGAAGGATTTAGACGAAGATGAATCGGATACAGattcagaaagaaagaaaagagggagatcTAAGAAGCGGAGTGGGAAGAGAGGAAATGGTAATTCGGATGATTCAGATGGAGGTAGGAAGAGGAGAAAGAAGCGCAGTAATAAGGATGAGTCCTCAGACAAGGATTACGAGTATCGGCGACGGCATAGAAAGAgtaggaaggagaagaggaggcGGCGAAGTCACCGGCATTCAGATAATTCTGACTCCGATGCATCTGAGGACTCTGGTAGAGAGCGTAAGCGAACAAGCAGGAGGGCAGCTTCACCATCTGATTCAGATTCAAGTGGTTTAGATGATTCATGGGTCGGCAGGGGCAAGAAGAGATATGAGAAGAAGAGCAGAAAACGACGTCATCATGAGGATGCGTAGAATTTGTTCTGGGAAAGGTATTTACTCGTTATTTTAATGAGTTCCTTTCTAACTTTTTGCAGTATGCCATGAAATGGTTGAATGAGGAATGTGTGTACCTTTTGCTTTAGTTTTGTCAGTTTGCTTACTAGAACTTTGGTTTAAATTCTTTTCCTACATGATGAATACACCATTATTTGTTTGCTAATAAAGAGCTTGGGTaacccaagtggtaagggcgaacttgtgtgcatgtgtCCTATGTCACAGGTTCGATTCCTCCTGGGATCAAATTGcaatttaagtgggaggccatggctGTAGGTTCCTGTGCTAGTCTCCCcgggggtttaggttccatggttGAGTCCTAAGGTCTCAGCCGTGGGGTGGTTCTTTggtcatcaaaaaaaaaaaaagagcatggGTTTGTCTAACTGGTCTCCGtgttctttctcttttttccccttttctttatctttattgGTCTACATGCTGTCTTTTCCATGAGTACTTCTCATGATCTCGCTGACAATCTCTAGTGCTTAACCATTGACTTGATGTTGAGTTGTTGCCTGGATCACGTGCTCTTCTGCTGTATGGTTCTGATTAGGTCTATTTTTTGAGCAGTCTTCTTTTCAGTTCTTTTGTTTGTGTTCTTGCCAggtattttatgattattactGGTAAAAAAAAGGTCCTTATGATTATTGCTTATGCTtctgtttgtttgttgtttctttgtgcTCTGTTATGCAATCATTTCTATTTATTGCAGTAATTGATTCTCctgaagttttgattaattttcatACACAAATGTGTAGTGCAAGTTCTTCTTTGGTTAGCCCAACTCCGAACAATGACTCCAATTTTGCTCTGACACCAGCCATGTAGAGCAGAGCCGGAGTTAGttcaagtcggagtcggatcccATCCCTAGTTAAAgcgtggttttttttttttgataagtatagtTAAAGTGTGGCTTTAGGTTGTTATTaggtttttctcttgtatacttcctgtatatTTGGGatatgcctaattatgtggattcataaattattcttacttgtaaaaaaaaagttaaaagtgtGGCTTTATCGACCCGAAGATTAAGTTTGGACACTTAgaatatctcataatatttGTGAAGAGTAGTGAaatgttttgagttaaaatattttattaggttttggggaaggagagaataaaaattttataaatttaaatttgaatataattttttaatataatttttgttttgagatttgaaaaacttgtattattttttgtgttttgtttggaagtttgggaaagttgtaatcgttagatgaaaaagttgaagatttataattgaagtattttgtgttaaagAGTGACCTATCAAAAAACGTATTTTGTGTTAAGAGTgatatttgggaaggaaatatCCGAGAATTCTTGAGAACACCTTGCTACATAAACAAGCCCTGAGTGAGCTTCAATTGAATATGGTTTTAATCAGTAACGAGCAATCAATACAAAGAAGGATCATCAATCAACACAGACAAGGAAATAGCTTTTGATAGTCAGAAATCTGAAAGAATTTCCAGTCTCTGCTGCTTGTCAATATAATCATATGAGTTTTTCCTGTCTGGTTTACCATGCATT contains:
- the LOC108992967 gene encoding CAX-interacting protein 4-like; translation: MPATAGRVRMPANNRVHSSAALQTHGIWQSAIGYDPYAPTKDDGKNSASHNSMNAEPESDNAYASFQGLLALARITGSNANEARGACKKCGRVGHLTFQCRNFLSIKDDSKDKDPEAIEAAALAELNKLKGNVGKMKGKSAVESSDESSEEDSESSDSAVDSEIERIIAVRNGKKISGKGLSLRKKDLDEDESDTDSERKKRGRSKKRSGKRGNGNSDDSDGGRKRRKKRSNKDESSDKDYEYRRRHRKSRKEKRRRRSHRHSDNSDSDASEDSGRERKRTSRRAASPSDSDSSGLDDSWVGRGKKRYEKKSRKRRHHEDA